The genomic stretch CTTGCTATGATTATTCACGGCACAAGTTTTCCTGCTGTGGGAAATGATGCCGATGTCGGCTCTCCATACGGTCAGGGAGCAAACAAATTCGTAGATTTCTTGCAACTTCATGGTTTCAATGCAATACAACTGGGACCGGGCGGAGAAATATCAAAACAAGACCCATCCCCTTATTCAGGTAAGGTCTTTGCCAAAAATGGACTCTTTATTGATTTGAACGAACTTACAAAAAAAGAATACGCTCAAATTCTATCCCCAACGATTATTAATAAAGCTGTAAAAAAAGCAAAATCAAGCCCCTCCGGTAAAAACTACAGCTATACAAATTTTGATAAAGCGTTCAACACTTATGAAAAAGTAATGACAGCAGCTTATAGTGAATTTGTTAAAAAAGTAAAATCTAAAGATAAAAAAGCGCTGCAGCTAAACCAGCAATTCGAAGCTTTTAAACAAAATGAAAGCAGCTGGCTTGAATACGATGGTGTTTACAAAGCATTGTCTTCTCTTTATAAGACAGATAATTTCAATTACTGGGGAAATGAAGAAGATAAGAATTTAATAACAGAGTTAAAAAACGGAAATCCTGATGCAATTGAGCGTTATAACATCGTTAAAAGCTTCTATAGAGAAAAAATAGAGTTAAATAATTTCATACAGTTTGTAGCGGATAAACAGTTAAAAGAAAACTCAAACCACAGAAAAGAAATAGGATTTAATTATATCGGGGATATTTTGGTGGGATTTTCGCACTCTGATGTCTGGGCAAATAAAGACGCGTTTTTAGAAGGTTGGGAATTAGGCTGCCCCTACGGAGGCAAAGGCAACGGACCACAAACATGGGCAATCCCCACACTTGACCCGAAAAAATTATTTGATGAAGACGGTGGTTTAGGTATAGCGGGACAACTTTTAGAAGACAAAATAGCTTACTCTTTGAAAAATTATAATAATGTAAGGGTAGACCATGCGCTGGGCTTAGCAGACCCGTATATTTACAAGCCCGGAAGCATTGTAAGCAATGACGGAGTAATAGACAGAAAGAAACTTGTTGCAAACAATGTTTCCAATCTGCCCGAGGTTGACCCGCAAGGTAATTTCAGAAAAGTTTTGGAAAAAATTGTACTGCCTGCATTTAAAAAATACGGCGCGGATAAGGATGAGGCTGTTTGGGAAGCCTTATGCAGCCCAACCCCTGTTTTTAGCGATACTTACTATAACAAATTGAAACTGCCCGAAATAACCCAAACGGAATGGAGCCGTGTGGAAGGCAGATCGCGGATGAACTGGAGCCTGTTAGGCTCACATGATTCTGCGCCCGCTATAAGAATGAACAGGGACAACGACGGATGGAATATTGATTACCTTTCGGGATATCTAAACCCCGACCCTGCTAATAGTGAAGGCAAAAACAATTTCAGAGCAAAAATCGCAAATAACCCGCTCGAGCAAATAAAAGCAAAATTCACTGAACTGTTTAGAGGTACAAAGAATATTCAAATAAGTTTTGCCGACTTCTTCGGTATTGACAAAGTTTATAACCATGGCGGGCAAAAGAAGCCTTCTAACTGGAGATTGCGCTTAAACAATAACTTTGAAGATACTTACCATAAAATGCTCGAAGCAGAAAACCCCAAAAATCTCACGCTTAATATGCCTGAAATTTTAGCTACTGCAGTGAGGGCAAAAAAACAGATGGAAGTAGCTATGCACCCGGATATGGCGAATAATTTAAGGGATAAGTTGAATAACGAAACAAAGCCTCTTTTAGACACTTTGGACCGTTTTGCAAAAGTATTAAAGGAAAAATCAAATTAAAAAATAAACGCAGATTTCACATAAATCTGCGTTTATAGTTATAGTTAACTGGTTATTTTTTTAATTTATCCAGTTGTTTTTTTGTTGCGTCAACACCCTTGTCGATACCTTTTTTGGTCGCGTCATAACCTTTTTCTGCGCCTTCTTTGGTAGCTTCTGTACCTTTTTTAACGCCTTTTTTGGTTGCGTCATAGCCTTTTTCTATAGTACTTTTTGTTGCGTCATAACCTTTTTCTGCACCTTCTTTGGTAGCCTCAGCGCCTTTTTTTAACTCTTCTTTGGTTTCTTTGGTGAATTGTTTCATGTCCTGTGTTACAGTATGTTCAGCCATTTTTAATTGACTTTGTGCATCGGTAATATTTGCATCCGCAAATGCAGTTGACGTACTTAACACTACCGCAGTAAAAGCTGCAGCTAAAATATGCTTTTTCATAAAAAACTCCTTTAAAATTTTCACCACTTTACTATAGCAATCCCGCCGCAAACCGCAACTAGCTGATACGGCTAATAAAGATGGTTATTCTTTAATATACTCGCTTCTAAAGCTGTAAGCCTGAAAATTATTGGAAAAATGATCAGGTCTTAGACCGGCTTTAATCTTCAATGACATTAAAAATTCACGCTTATCAGGCAGCTGCTCCCACACTGACGGTAAATAAACCGCCTGATAATTTCCGTCTTTTATAATTAAGCCGTCTATAAAAGGGGTTATTTTATTTAATAAATCTTCTTCGCCCTTAAAATTCATTCTTTCAGGGATAGACAGCAAAGATACCGCTATTGATAAATCTTCCAGCTCTTCCCTTTGAACGGGAGCAAAACGAGGGTCTGAAAATGCCGAACTCCTAGCATTCTCAGCTAAATCATCAAGTAAGGAACGGTGGGCTATAATTGAACCTATGCAGCCTCTTAAATGATTATTTTTTTCAAGGGTAACGAAACTTGCACCCTTCTCATCAAAAATAGCAGGAATATCCATGCTCATTGAAGACGATGTGAATTTCGATTTAATGCTGTTTTTACAAATATCTATAACCAAACTTGAATAATATTCTTTTAAAAACCTGTTTTTCTCTCCTTCATACAAAAACCAGCTGCCATAGCCAACCACACTTGTTTTGTCATCCGTTACCGCAGAAGAGTTTATCATACCTATTCTTATTAAAGAGTAATTCTTCTCTTTGGCAAAGCCAACTAAACCTAAAATACCGATACACCCGCATGCCTGCTGAGCCTCAAAACCTGTAAAATCTTTGGACTCAATCATAGTTGCGGTAAGGTTATCGAGCTTAAGCGCATCTGAATCATTTAAAAAATGGCTTAAATCCGATGAAATTATAAACCCGTTTTCTTCGTTAGGGTAATAAAAATTAATAATTTCTGAAATTTTATCAAAATTTTCATTACCGACTAAAACAGGAACGATTGTTATATCAGGAAATAACGTTTGCAAAAGAGGAAGCTGGATTTCAACAGAATGTTCCTGTGCCATCGCTGCATCATATACATACGCACCAAAAATGTTTTCCAGCTCAGCATTTAATTTTTTATTTATTTGGACATCGCCTAACGGTGTGTTCCAAAAATCATAGCTTGTAAGCGCAAGCCCTTTAAAACCAACCCTGTGAGCAGGTGCAAAGATAAATAGAGTCTTTAAATCCGACCGCAGGGATTTTAACCCGTTATAAGCGAGCTGCCCCGAGTATACAAGCCCGGCATGCGGTACAATAACCGCCCTGGACTTGTATTCATAATTATTTTTAGAGTTTTGTTCAAATCCGTCAATTTGCAAGAGTAAATCATCGGGGTTAGCCTTATAAAAAGTTCCTGCTACAGACGGGGCTTTTATTTTATTCATAAAAAGTATTATAATGCAATTTATGAAATATCAAAATACCCTTAAGGATAATAAAGTAAAATGCACCATCTGCCCCAGAGAATGTAACCTAAAAGAGGGGCAGGAAGGATTTTGCCATGTAAGAAAAAATATCGGCGGAAATATTGTTCTGACAACTTACGGATATAATACAGGACTTGCCATTGACCCCATAGAGAAAAAACCGCTTTATCATTTTTATCCCGGCTCGTCAGTTTTATCTTTCGGAACACTTGGCTGCAATATGGGCTGCCAATTTTGCCAAAACTGGACAAGCAGCAAAAATAAATCGGAAGCCGGACTTTTAAATAATGCATCCCCTAAAGACATAGTAAAAACGGCTTTGAAATATAACTGCAAAAGCATTGCTTTTACATACAATGACCCTATTATATTCTTTGAATATGCAATTGATACCGCTAAAATAGCGAGGGAAAGCGGGATAAAAACCGTTGCCGTAACTTCAGGCTTCATTAATCCAAAACCCGCAGAAGAATTTTTCTCTTATATGGATGCAGCAAATATTGATTTAAAAGGGTTTAGCGAAAGATTTTACCGAAAAAACTGCCTCGCTTCTTTGGAACCTGTATTAAATACAATAAAGTATTTAAAAAACGAAACTGATTGCCACATAGAACTTACAACCCTGTTAATAGAAGGTGAAAATGACGCCGAGGAAGAACTGCAGCAGGAATGCCAATGGATAACAGATAACTTAGGCAAAGATGTTCCTTTGCATTTTAGCGCATTTCACCCTGCTTACAAATTTATGGATAAAAAACCCACCTCCGTAAATACTCTTTTAAAGGCTTATTCAATAGCTAAAGAAACAGGGTTAGACTATGTTTATACAGGAAATATTTTGAATGTGGAAACTTCCACAACCTACTGCAAAAATTGTCAAAAACCCGTAATAGTCCGCGATGGATACAGAATACTCCAATATCATTTAGAAAACGGCAAGTGTATCTACTGTTCGACAAAATGCGACGGAGTCTTTAGCTGATTATCTGAAAAACTCCGCCCCTATTCTCAAAAGCCCGAATATCAATACCGCGCTCATCATTTTGTTAATAAGCCCGCTGCTTGCTTTTTTAGATAAAAATATGCCTATTTTAGACCCTACAAGACTGGCAACTATAGCTATAGGTATTATAAATAAAACAACTTCTCCAAGCACAAGTTTTGACGAAAATGCAAAAAAAGCATGAACCGTAACCAAAAAAGTAATTGATGGCAAAAGCGCTTTTGTGTCACTATCTATAAAGCATTTCAAAGCCGTTGCAAATAAAATTGCACCGCCTATCCCTATAGAAGAACTTATAGCTCCTATAGCGGCAAAAAGAGGATACAAAAGAAATCTCAAACGAGAATTTTGTATATTAAAGAAAACATCCCTGTTCATAAGATATAAAGACACCAAACAAACCGCCACATATATGCCAAAAATTAACTTTGAAGGCGCAAAAGAAGTAAGATATGCCCCTGAAACAGTACCGAAAATAATAGCAAAAGAGAGCTTCCAAAGAACATCCATTTGCATAAACTTTTCATTACGTCTGTAAAAAATAGTTGCAGCGCTGTTTATAAAAACACATGTGGAACTTATACCTATGATTTGATGCAGGCTAAAAGTATGAATACCAAACAAAGGCAACACGCTCATAAAAAAAGGTACTATAATAAGACCGCCGCCTATCCCCAAAAGCCCTGTCAAAACTCCCGAAAAGGTACAAACCAACAATATTGCCAAATATTCCATTTATATCATCCTAAATCTATATCTTAAATTATATCATTCACAATATTTCGGCAACGTGTTATTATACAAAAA from Candidatus Gastranaerophilales bacterium encodes the following:
- a CDS encoding 4-alpha-glucanotransferase — translated: MRISALSYVSFNPSFERKLTPQEKPQYTEALNSALEYLDIKNLAMIIHGTSFPAVGNDADVGSPYGQGANKFVDFLQLHGFNAIQLGPGGEISKQDPSPYSGKVFAKNGLFIDLNELTKKEYAQILSPTIINKAVKKAKSSPSGKNYSYTNFDKAFNTYEKVMTAAYSEFVKKVKSKDKKALQLNQQFEAFKQNESSWLEYDGVYKALSSLYKTDNFNYWGNEEDKNLITELKNGNPDAIERYNIVKSFYREKIELNNFIQFVADKQLKENSNHRKEIGFNYIGDILVGFSHSDVWANKDAFLEGWELGCPYGGKGNGPQTWAIPTLDPKKLFDEDGGLGIAGQLLEDKIAYSLKNYNNVRVDHALGLADPYIYKPGSIVSNDGVIDRKKLVANNVSNLPEVDPQGNFRKVLEKIVLPAFKKYGADKDEAVWEALCSPTPVFSDTYYNKLKLPEITQTEWSRVEGRSRMNWSLLGSHDSAPAIRMNRDNDGWNIDYLSGYLNPDPANSEGKNNFRAKIANNPLEQIKAKFTELFRGTKNIQISFADFFGIDKVYNHGGQKKPSNWRLRLNNNFEDTYHKMLEAENPKNLTLNMPEILATAVRAKKQMEVAMHPDMANNLRDKLNNETKPLLDTLDRFAKVLKEKSN
- the amrB gene encoding AmmeMemoRadiSam system protein B, with the translated sequence MNKIKAPSVAGTFYKANPDDLLLQIDGFEQNSKNNYEYKSRAVIVPHAGLVYSGQLAYNGLKSLRSDLKTLFIFAPAHRVGFKGLALTSYDFWNTPLGDVQINKKLNAELENIFGAYVYDAAMAQEHSVEIQLPLLQTLFPDITIVPVLVGNENFDKISEIINFYYPNEENGFIISSDLSHFLNDSDALKLDNLTATMIESKDFTGFEAQQACGCIGILGLVGFAKEKNYSLIRIGMINSSAVTDDKTSVVGYGSWFLYEGEKNRFLKEYYSSLVIDICKNSIKSKFTSSSMSMDIPAIFDEKGASFVTLEKNNHLRGCIGSIIAHRSLLDDLAENARSSAFSDPRFAPVQREELEDLSIAVSLLSIPERMNFKGEEDLLNKITPFIDGLIIKDGNYQAVYLPSVWEQLPDKREFLMSLKIKAGLRPDHFSNNFQAYSFRSEYIKE
- the amrS gene encoding AmmeMemoRadiSam system radical SAM enzyme; this encodes MKYQNTLKDNKVKCTICPRECNLKEGQEGFCHVRKNIGGNIVLTTYGYNTGLAIDPIEKKPLYHFYPGSSVLSFGTLGCNMGCQFCQNWTSSKNKSEAGLLNNASPKDIVKTALKYNCKSIAFTYNDPIIFFEYAIDTAKIARESGIKTVAVTSGFINPKPAEEFFSYMDAANIDLKGFSERFYRKNCLASLEPVLNTIKYLKNETDCHIELTTLLIEGENDAEEELQQECQWITDNLGKDVPLHFSAFHPAYKFMDKKPTSVNTLLKAYSIAKETGLDYVYTGNILNVETSTTYCKNCQKPVIVRDGYRILQYHLENGKCIYCSTKCDGVFS
- a CDS encoding sulfite exporter TauE/SafE family protein translates to MEYLAILLVCTFSGVLTGLLGIGGGLIIVPFFMSVLPLFGIHTFSLHQIIGISSTCVFINSAATIFYRRNEKFMQMDVLWKLSFAIIFGTVSGAYLTSFAPSKLIFGIYVAVCLVSLYLMNRDVFFNIQNSRLRFLLYPLFAAIGAISSSIGIGGAILFATALKCFIDSDTKALLPSITFLVTVHAFFAFSSKLVLGEVVLFIIPIAIVASLVGSKIGIFLSKKASSGLINKMMSAVLIFGLLRIGAEFFR